In Triticum urartu cultivar G1812 chromosome 6, Tu2.1, whole genome shotgun sequence, the following proteins share a genomic window:
- the LOC125517229 gene encoding zinc finger protein 706-like codes for MTRGKQKIDAQRKSAEKNQKSKGSQLEARAVGLKVVCPICKSQLANEKQLIDHYGSKHPKEKPPGPSNAE; via the exons ATGACGCGGGGGAAGCAGAAGATCGACGCGCAGCGGAAGAGCGCGGAGAAGAACCAGAAGTCCAAGGGGTCGCAGCTCGAGGCCCGCGCCGTCGGCCTCAAGGTCGTCTGCCCCATCTGCAAG TCTCAACTGGCCAACGAGAAGCAGTTGATTGATCACTATGGATCAAAGCATCCCAAGGAGAAACCTCCAGGTCCATCAAATGCAGAGTGA